The Oscillatoria sp. FACHB-1407 genome contains a region encoding:
- the tkt gene encoding transketolase, whose amino-acid sequence MAVATQSLDQLCINSIRFLAVDAVEKAKSGHPGLPMGAAPMAYVLWDKFMRFNPKNPKWFNRDRFVLSAGHGCMLQYALLYLAGYDSVTIEDIKQFRQWGSKTPGHPENFETAGVEVTTGPLGQGIANAVGLAMAEAHLAAKYNKPDVTLVDHYTYVILGDGCNMEGVSGEACSLAGHYGLGKLIALYDDNHISIDGSTDIAFTEDVSKRFESYGWHVLHVADGNNDLEGIAKAIEEAKAVTDKPSMIKVTTTIGYGSPNKANTAGVHGAALGGDEVKATRTNLGWEYEPFVIPDDVLKHTRKAVERGAQYESEWNKTLADFKAKYPQEAAEFERLLSGKLPDGWDSVLPTYTAEDKSLATRKYSEIVLNKLAPVLPELIGGSADLTHSNLTELKGFGDFQKGQYANRNVHYGVREHGMGAINNGIALHGSGLIPYGATFLIFTDYMRAAIRLSALSEAGSIWVMTHDSIGQGEDGPTHQPVETLASLRAIPSLTVIRPADGNETSAAYKIAITYAKQNRPTLLALSRQNVESLSVTSIEGATKGGYVVVDSEGTPDLILIGTGSELGLTIKAAEKLASEGTKVRVVSLPSWELFEEQDAAYRESVLPKAVTKRLAVEAGSSFGWCRYTTSDGDSVSVDRFGASAPGGVVMEKFGYTVDNVVARAKALLG is encoded by the coding sequence ATGGCTGTCGCAACCCAATCGCTCGATCAACTTTGTATTAACTCGATCCGTTTTCTGGCGGTCGATGCTGTAGAAAAAGCTAAGTCTGGTCACCCTGGACTGCCAATGGGGGCTGCTCCGATGGCGTATGTCCTGTGGGACAAGTTTATGCGGTTTAATCCCAAAAATCCAAAATGGTTTAACCGCGATCGCTTTGTATTGTCCGCTGGTCACGGCTGTATGTTACAGTATGCCCTGCTTTATCTTGCAGGCTATGACAGCGTCACAATTGAGGACATTAAGCAGTTTCGTCAGTGGGGTTCTAAAACTCCCGGTCACCCCGAAAACTTTGAGACAGCAGGGGTTGAAGTAACAACTGGGCCTCTGGGTCAGGGCATTGCAAATGCGGTTGGATTAGCGATGGCTGAAGCTCACCTGGCAGCCAAATATAACAAGCCTGATGTCACGCTAGTTGACCACTACACCTACGTGATTTTGGGTGATGGCTGCAACATGGAAGGGGTATCGGGTGAGGCGTGCTCGCTCGCAGGTCACTATGGGCTTGGTAAACTGATTGCCCTCTATGATGACAACCATATTTCCATCGACGGCTCGACCGATATCGCCTTCACTGAAGATGTTAGCAAGCGATTTGAGTCCTACGGTTGGCACGTTTTGCACGTTGCAGATGGAAACAACGATTTAGAAGGTATTGCTAAGGCGATCGAAGAAGCAAAGGCGGTCACAGACAAGCCTTCCATGATTAAAGTGACAACCACCATTGGTTACGGTTCTCCTAACAAAGCCAACACCGCTGGAGTCCACGGTGCAGCGTTAGGTGGCGATGAAGTGAAAGCCACCCGCACCAACTTGGGCTGGGAGTATGAACCCTTTGTGATTCCTGATGATGTGCTCAAGCATACCCGCAAAGCCGTTGAGCGGGGTGCTCAGTATGAATCCGAGTGGAACAAGACGCTTGCAGATTTCAAAGCAAAGTATCCTCAAGAGGCAGCTGAGTTTGAGCGTCTCCTCAGTGGCAAGTTGCCCGATGGTTGGGACTCCGTATTACCCACCTACACGGCTGAAGACAAATCGCTAGCAACCCGCAAGTATTCTGAGATCGTTCTCAACAAGCTAGCTCCTGTGCTGCCTGAATTGATTGGGGGTTCGGCTGACCTGACTCACTCCAACTTGACTGAACTGAAAGGCTTTGGTGACTTCCAGAAGGGTCAATACGCCAACCGTAACGTTCACTATGGTGTGCGGGAACATGGCATGGGTGCGATCAACAACGGGATTGCCCTGCACGGTTCCGGGCTAATCCCCTATGGTGCAACCTTCCTGATCTTTACTGACTACATGCGGGCGGCAATTCGTCTCTCAGCCCTGTCCGAGGCAGGATCTATTTGGGTCATGACCCATGATTCGATTGGTCAAGGGGAAGACGGTCCGACTCACCAACCTGTCGAGACATTGGCATCTCTGCGGGCAATTCCCAGTCTGACGGTGATTCGTCCGGCAGATGGCAACGAAACCTCTGCGGCTTACAAGATTGCCATCACCTACGCTAAGCAAAATCGTCCAACCCTGCTTGCGTTATCGCGTCAAAACGTTGAAAGCCTGTCTGTTACTTCTATCGAGGGTGCGACAAAGGGTGGATACGTTGTTGTTGATTCTGAGGGGACTCCTGATCTGATCCTGATCGGTACTGGGTCGGAGTTGGGCTTGACGATTAAAGCGGCTGAAAAGCTAGCCAGCGAAGGCACAAAAGTTCGCGTTGTGTCTCTGCCCTCCTGGGAATTGTTTGAAGAGCAAGATGCCGCTTACCGAGAGTCGGTGTTGCCCAAAGCTGTTACCAAGCGTCTGGCAGTAGAAGCAGGATCGAGCTTTGGCTGGTGCCGTTACACTACCAGTGATGGTGACTCTGTCAGCGTCGATCGCTTTGGGGCTTCTGCTCCTGGTGGGGTTGTGATGGAAAAATTTGGCTACACCGTTGATAACGTCGTAGCCCGTGCCAAAGCCCTGTTGGGTTAA
- the fabF gene encoding beta-ketoacyl-ACP synthase II codes for MTSADSEYKRVVITGLGAITPIGNTLAEYWDGLRSGRNGIAPITLFDASRHDSRIAGEVKGFDPHAYMDRKDAKRMDRFSQFAVAASKQAIADAGFVINDLNAEQVGVMIGTGIGGLKVMEDQQEVYLTRGPDRCSPFMVPMMIANMAAGLTAIHVGAKGPNSCPVTACAAGSNAVGDAFRLVQRGYAQAMICGGAEAAVTPLAYAGFAAARALSTRNDDPAHACRPFDRDRDGFVMGEGAGILILEELEHALSRGAKIYAEIIGYGMTCDAYHMTSPVPGGEGAARAIQLAIKDAKITPDQVSYINAHGTSTPANDSTETAAIKTALGDHARQVAISSTKSMTGHLLGGSGGIEAVAAVMAVKHDHVPPTINLENPDPDCDLDYIPNHSRQQPVEVALSNSFGFGGHNVTLVFRKFSH; via the coding sequence ATGACAAGTGCTGATTCTGAATATAAGCGTGTTGTAATCACTGGATTGGGTGCAATTACCCCCATTGGCAACACTCTGGCTGAATATTGGGACGGATTGCGAAGTGGACGCAATGGGATTGCGCCTATCACTTTATTTGATGCGTCGCGCCACGATAGTCGAATTGCAGGAGAGGTCAAAGGGTTTGACCCCCATGCCTATATGGATCGCAAGGATGCCAAGCGCATGGATCGCTTCTCACAGTTTGCGGTAGCGGCGAGTAAACAGGCGATCGCTGATGCGGGGTTTGTTATTAATGACCTCAATGCTGAGCAAGTTGGTGTCATGATCGGCACTGGCATCGGTGGCTTGAAGGTGATGGAAGACCAGCAAGAGGTCTACTTAACCCGTGGTCCCGATCGCTGTAGCCCGTTCATGGTGCCCATGATGATTGCCAACATGGCGGCAGGTTTAACTGCCATTCATGTGGGTGCTAAGGGACCCAACTCCTGCCCTGTAACCGCCTGTGCCGCCGGTTCAAATGCTGTAGGTGACGCATTCCGCCTGGTGCAACGGGGCTATGCGCAAGCCATGATCTGTGGTGGCGCAGAGGCAGCGGTGACTCCCCTGGCGTATGCTGGGTTTGCGGCGGCACGAGCACTGTCCACTCGCAATGATGACCCGGCACACGCCTGTCGCCCCTTTGATCGCGATCGCGATGGGTTCGTGATGGGAGAAGGTGCAGGCATTCTCATTCTAGAGGAGCTAGAACATGCCCTTAGCCGGGGTGCCAAAATCTATGCTGAGATCATCGGCTATGGCATGACCTGCGACGCTTACCACATGACATCTCCTGTTCCAGGCGGAGAGGGAGCCGCTAGAGCAATTCAGTTGGCAATTAAAGATGCCAAAATCACTCCCGACCAGGTCAGTTACATCAACGCCCACGGTACGAGCACCCCTGCTAACGACTCGACCGAAACAGCGGCGATCAAGACCGCCTTGGGAGATCATGCTCGTCAGGTTGCCATCAGTTCCACGAAGTCTATGACGGGGCATTTGTTGGGTGGCTCAGGTGGCATCGAAGCCGTCGCTGCGGTCATGGCAGTCAAACATGATCATGTTCCTCCCACAATTAACCTGGAGAATCCTGACCCCGATTGCGATTTAGATTACATTCCCAACCACAGTCGCCAACAACCTGTCGAAGTGGCTCTGTCCAATTCATTTGGCTTTGGAGGTCACAACGTCACACTCGTGTTTCGTAAGTTCAGTCACTAA
- the acpP gene encoding acyl carrier protein, with protein sequence MSREEILKKVQEIVSEQLGVETSEVKPEASFANDLGADSLDTVELVMALEEEFDIEIPDEAAEGIATVQAAVDYIDGKVAA encoded by the coding sequence ATGAGCCGCGAGGAAATTCTTAAAAAAGTTCAAGAAATTGTGTCTGAACAGTTGGGTGTCGAAACGAGTGAGGTGAAACCCGAAGCCAGTTTTGCCAACGACTTGGGTGCTGACTCTCTCGACACCGTTGAACTCGTGATGGCGTTAGAAGAAGAGTTTGATATTGAAATTCCCGATGAAGCGGCTGAAGGCATTGCGACCGTTCAAGCGGCAGTGGACTACATTGACGGCAAGGTTGCTGCTTAA
- a CDS encoding ABC transporter permease: MTSNRASSLQQRFQSISSGFIHAITSETTVYLVKRLLQALLTLLLASALSFFIIQLAPGDYLDTLRQNPQIDEQTLKSLEAQFGLDKHPIEQYFLWLRQIVTKGDFGRSFAYQRSVTSLLWERIPNTVLLSLSSMILTWAIAIPLGIIGAVEQNRWSDRILRVISYIGQGFPTLITGLLLLTLAQNTSPLFPIGGMTSIDHADLTPLGKVLDVAWHLILPTLALSITSFAGLQRIMRGELLDVLRQDYIQTARAKGLPENRVIYVHALRNAVNPLMTLLGFEFAGLLGGAFITENYFNWPGLGRLILQAVTARDLYLVMASLMMGGVMLILGNLLADFLLKAVDPRIKLEDIN, encoded by the coding sequence ATGACTTCGAATAGAGCTTCATCGCTGCAACAGCGGTTTCAATCTATCAGCAGTGGCTTTATCCATGCCATCACCAGTGAAACAACGGTATATCTGGTGAAACGGCTGTTGCAAGCCTTATTGACGTTGTTGTTGGCTTCTGCCCTGAGCTTTTTTATTATCCAATTGGCTCCTGGGGATTATCTCGATACCTTGCGGCAAAATCCTCAAATTGACGAGCAAACGCTCAAAAGTCTGGAAGCCCAGTTTGGGTTAGATAAGCATCCGATTGAGCAATATTTCCTTTGGTTGCGGCAGATTGTCACAAAGGGTGATTTTGGACGGAGTTTTGCCTATCAGCGATCGGTAACATCCCTCCTGTGGGAACGAATCCCTAATACAGTGTTGTTATCTCTCTCGTCGATGATATTGACATGGGCGATCGCCATTCCCCTGGGCATTATTGGAGCGGTTGAGCAAAACCGATGGAGCGATCGCATTTTGCGGGTCATCAGCTATATCGGTCAGGGATTTCCCACCCTGATTACAGGGTTGCTCCTGCTAACATTGGCGCAAAACACCTCACCCCTGTTTCCGATTGGTGGCATGACTAGCATCGACCACGCTGACCTCACTCCCCTGGGTAAGGTGTTGGACGTGGCATGGCACCTGATCTTGCCAACACTTGCTCTGAGCATCACCAGTTTTGCAGGGCTACAGCGAATCATGCGTGGTGAATTATTGGACGTATTGCGGCAAGACTATATTCAGACGGCTCGCGCTAAAGGCTTGCCTGAAAACCGCGTCATCTACGTCCATGCCTTGCGGAATGCAGTCAACCCCCTGATGACCCTGCTAGGGTTTGAATTTGCAGGCTTGTTAGGAGGTGCGTTTATCACTGAAAACTATTTCAACTGGCCTGGATTGGGGCGATTAATTTTGCAAGCGGTGACCGCCAGAGATCTATATCTAGTCATGGCAAGCCTGATGATGGGTGGTGTCATGCTTATCCTGGGTAATTTGCTGGCAGACTTCTTACTAAAGGCTGTTGACCCGCGCATCAAGCTGGAAGACATTAACTAA
- a CDS encoding adenine phosphoribosyltransferase — protein MDLKSLIRDVPDFPKPGILFRDITTLLNNPQGLCYTIDLLAEKVSHLSIDYVVGMESRGFIFGTPLACKLEKGFIPVRKPGKLPAAIHSVEYELEYGTDRLEMHQDAFHPGSRVLIVDDLIATGGTAAATAKLIQQTGAELAGFAFVIELTFLEGRKNLPEAPVITLVQY, from the coding sequence ATGGATCTCAAATCTCTGATTCGTGATGTTCCCGATTTTCCAAAACCCGGTATCTTATTTCGAGATATTACAACCCTGTTAAACAACCCCCAGGGATTGTGTTACACCATTGACCTGCTCGCCGAAAAGGTAAGCCATCTGTCCATCGACTATGTTGTTGGTATGGAGTCACGAGGGTTTATCTTTGGCACTCCACTGGCGTGCAAATTAGAGAAAGGATTTATCCCAGTTCGCAAACCGGGCAAGCTACCAGCCGCGATTCACTCGGTAGAATATGAGTTGGAGTATGGAACCGATCGCCTGGAAATGCATCAGGATGCTTTTCATCCCGGTAGCCGCGTGTTAATTGTGGATGACCTGATCGCGACGGGTGGAACGGCGGCAGCTACTGCCAAACTGATTCAACAAACTGGGGCTGAGTTAGCGGGCTTTGCCTTTGTGATTGAGTTAACCTTTTTAGAGGGACGCAAAAATCTGCCGGAGGCTCCGGTGATTACCCTTGTGCAATATTAG
- the corA gene encoding magnesium/cobalt transporter CorA → MTSDPVKLLRKTAKTSLRLNEIEDEEEQESYVDYSYHEPGSLPGTLTIEDDAPIPSIVLIDYSEEMAARVQIQAPEDCTPYLDTESVSWVDVQGLGSEDILQRLGRVFSLHPLVLEDVVNVPQRPKVEEYEDQLLIIARMVIPKQSGNGFVSEQVSFILGKHYLLTVQEEPEYDTFNPVRDRIRTSKGTIRKHKADYLAYTLLDTIVDGFFPVLETYGERIEELEDEVVMCPTHQTLEKIYELKRQLLTLRRAIWPQRDAINAIIRDSSPLVSDEVRIYLRDCYDHSVQVLDMVETYRELASSLMDVYLSSVSNRMNEVMKLLTIISTIFIPLTFIAGIYGMNFNTERSPWNMPELNWYWGYPLCLGVMGVIALGLVLYFWKKGWFQNFSGIKE, encoded by the coding sequence ATGACTTCTGACCCAGTAAAACTGCTACGTAAAACGGCTAAAACTTCTCTCCGATTGAACGAGATAGAGGATGAGGAGGAACAAGAGTCTTATGTTGACTACTCGTATCACGAGCCAGGCAGCCTACCCGGAACACTCACCATTGAAGACGATGCACCCATCCCCTCAATTGTCCTGATCGACTATTCCGAGGAGATGGCAGCTCGTGTGCAGATTCAAGCCCCAGAGGATTGCACACCTTACCTGGATACGGAATCTGTGTCCTGGGTGGATGTGCAAGGGCTTGGCAGTGAAGATATTTTGCAGCGGTTGGGGCGGGTCTTTAGCCTGCATCCCCTGGTGCTAGAGGATGTCGTGAACGTGCCTCAACGCCCCAAGGTGGAGGAATATGAGGATCAGTTGTTAATTATTGCTCGGATGGTCATTCCCAAGCAGAGCGGCAATGGATTTGTCAGCGAGCAAGTAAGTTTCATATTGGGAAAACATTATTTGCTGACGGTACAGGAGGAACCAGAGTACGACACCTTCAACCCAGTCCGCGATCGCATTCGGACGTCAAAAGGTACCATTCGCAAACACAAAGCAGACTATTTGGCGTATACCCTCCTGGACACCATCGTTGATGGCTTTTTCCCAGTTTTGGAAACCTATGGTGAGCGCATCGAAGAACTGGAGGACGAAGTGGTGATGTGCCCCACCCACCAAACTCTGGAGAAGATCTATGAGTTGAAGCGACAATTGCTAACGTTGCGCCGGGCAATATGGCCTCAACGGGATGCTATTAACGCCATCATTCGTGATAGTAGCCCTCTGGTCAGTGATGAAGTGCGAATTTACTTGAGGGATTGTTATGACCACTCGGTGCAAGTGTTAGACATGGTGGAAACGTATCGCGAACTGGCATCTAGCTTGATGGATGTCTATCTCTCCTCAGTCAGTAATCGCATGAACGAAGTGATGAAATTATTGACGATTATTTCGACGATTTTCATCCCTTTGACCTTTATTGCTGGAATCTATGGAATGAACTTCAACACGGAGCGATCGCCCTGGAATATGCCAGAGTTGAACTGGTATTGGGGCTATCCATTGTGTCTTGGCGTGATGGGGGTGATTGCCCTGGGACTGGTTCTCTACTTTTGGAAAAAAGGCTGGTTTCAAAACTTTAGCGGCATTAAGGAGTAG